One Streptomyces hundungensis DNA segment encodes these proteins:
- a CDS encoding cytochrome P450 yields MTVPGFDALPVFLQRDGLLPAPALLAARDQARLTRTTTVFGQEAWLVTAAEDVRTVLGDSSLFTTGDSAPMFRSGDPDILDMPGALLFMDPPEHTILRKMLAPRFTSRALARWQPRIVEIIREHLDALEEAGPPADLMSHFTWQVPSQVICEMLGAPLDERERVQKLLDASFDFTISEAERASANEGINTYIHELALRARANPGAGLLSELVVEHGDELTPKNLAAIGATLLQAGHETTADMMASSVVALLAHPDQLAQLRADPTLIDKAVEELLRYLSVVQINPPRRATRDTIVGGQPISSGDLLLVALPAANHGPSPMKVGTRLSITRRA; encoded by the coding sequence ATGACGGTCCCGGGTTTCGATGCACTACCCGTCTTCCTTCAACGCGACGGGCTGCTACCTGCCCCGGCGCTGCTCGCAGCGAGAGACCAGGCGCGCCTGACCCGAACCACGACGGTGTTCGGACAGGAGGCATGGCTGGTCACTGCCGCCGAGGACGTACGTACTGTCCTGGGTGATTCTTCGCTGTTTACCACGGGCGACTCGGCACCGATGTTCCGCAGCGGCGACCCAGACATCCTCGACATGCCCGGGGCGCTGCTGTTCATGGACCCGCCCGAGCACACGATTCTTCGTAAGATGCTGGCCCCCAGGTTCACCAGCCGAGCGCTCGCACGCTGGCAACCGCGGATTGTGGAGATCATCAGGGAACATCTCGACGCGTTGGAGGAGGCGGGCCCGCCTGCCGACCTGATGAGTCACTTCACCTGGCAGGTGCCCTCTCAGGTCATCTGCGAGATGCTCGGCGCTCCGCTGGACGAGCGCGAGCGGGTCCAGAAGCTGCTCGACGCAAGCTTCGACTTCACGATTTCGGAAGCCGAACGGGCTAGCGCGAACGAGGGGATCAACACCTATATCCACGAACTCGCCCTGCGGGCGCGCGCCAACCCCGGTGCCGGCCTGCTCAGCGAACTGGTCGTCGAACACGGTGATGAACTGACACCGAAGAACCTCGCCGCCATCGGAGCCACCTTGCTCCAGGCCGGCCACGAGACGACGGCGGACATGATGGCATCGTCTGTGGTCGCGTTGCTCGCACACCCGGACCAACTGGCGCAGTTGCGTGCGGACCCGACCCTGATCGACAAGGCTGTGGAGGAGTTGCTGCGCTACCTCTCGGTGGTACAGATCAACCCACCACGTCGCGCGACCCGGGACACGATCGTCGGCGGCCAGCCCATCAGCAGTGGCGATCTACTGCTGGTCGCGCTGCCCGCCGCCAACCACGGGCCTTCCCCCATGAAGGTGGGCACGCGGTTATCGATCACGCGGCGAGCGTGA
- a CDS encoding nuclear transport factor 2 family protein: MQSLRRSISVHLIDAVGRLCDAINSHSAQRVADCFTADYAAEVPHRPAESFTGREQVLTNWSLIFTRVPDLKARILRTAIAGSEVWSEWEMSGTSPEGLPALLAGPVVMTVRDDRINWPRFYVGPVSSVSSHPGKK, translated from the coding sequence GTGCAATCCTTGAGAAGGAGTATTTCTGTGCACCTAATTGACGCGGTAGGCCGCCTTTGCGACGCCATCAACTCGCATTCGGCGCAACGAGTCGCGGACTGCTTCACCGCCGACTACGCGGCGGAGGTGCCGCACCGTCCTGCAGAAAGCTTTACCGGGCGGGAGCAAGTGCTGACGAATTGGTCGCTGATATTTACCCGAGTGCCCGATCTGAAAGCAAGAATTCTACGGACAGCAATTGCGGGGTCCGAGGTGTGGTCCGAATGGGAAATGAGTGGAACTTCTCCCGAGGGACTACCTGCCCTCTTGGCCGGACCTGTAGTCATGACCGTCCGCGACGATCGCATAAATTGGCCTCGCTTCTATGTTGGTCCGGTCTCGTCCGTCTCATCCCATCCTGGCAAGAAGTGA
- a CDS encoding Dabb family protein, producing the protein MIYHINRAKVKAEVTPEQIEAALESWRNQGRSNPAVKSFMVGRDLGGDFDYSCVFVVEDLDGLYEYLTHPATIGTDHLGLALLERLDIFDISDDDDPDLYAKIEGLHRRRSALNPEIPGMLSDVPEFRGAGAND; encoded by the coding sequence ATGATCTACCACATCAACCGCGCGAAGGTCAAGGCCGAAGTCACGCCCGAGCAGATCGAGGCTGCCTTGGAAAGTTGGCGCAACCAAGGACGGTCCAACCCGGCCGTGAAGTCTTTCATGGTTGGCCGCGATCTCGGCGGGGACTTCGACTACAGCTGTGTCTTCGTCGTTGAGGACCTCGACGGCCTCTACGAGTACCTGACCCACCCCGCGACTATCGGAACTGACCATCTGGGCCTGGCGCTGCTCGAACGCCTCGACATCTTCGACATCAGCGACGACGACGACCCTGACCTGTACGCGAAGATCGAAGGACTGCACCGCCGCCGCAGCGCCCTGAACCCGGAGATTCCCGGCATGCTTTCGGACGTCCCAGAATTTCGCGGCGCCGGCGCGAACGACTGA
- a CDS encoding NAD-dependent epimerase/dehydratase family protein, protein MAMHVIIGAGSIGTNVARLLAARGESVRIVTRSGSGPAYPQVERVAADASDPDRLTELTLDAKVIYHCANPPSYTMWERLLPPIQTAVIEAATANKAVLAITGSMYAYGPQPGGVMNEYTPMAATGPKGLLRKRLWEQALNSGVRTVEVRGCDYIGRDSNGVFSIVIEPAMKAGRAAWVPADLDAPHTFTFNGDMARALVALGNDERAWGQAWHVPSPPAISIRELARRYAAAAGRPPVKLIPLPRAAMRTAGLLVPAAREMAEMDYQWYSPLLMDASKTADTFGLTATDLDIIINDQVSAAAA, encoded by the coding sequence ATGGCCATGCATGTCATTATCGGCGCCGGCTCCATTGGTACCAATGTCGCCCGACTGCTCGCTGCCCGCGGTGAAAGCGTCCGCATCGTCACGCGCAGCGGCTCGGGCCCGGCGTATCCGCAGGTGGAACGGGTCGCCGCGGATGCTTCCGACCCGGACCGCTTGACCGAACTGACTCTCGATGCAAAGGTGATCTACCACTGTGCGAATCCGCCTTCCTACACAATGTGGGAACGGCTGCTGCCGCCCATACAGACTGCGGTCATCGAAGCCGCGACAGCAAACAAGGCCGTGTTGGCAATCACTGGCAGTATGTACGCTTACGGCCCGCAGCCTGGCGGTGTGATGAACGAATACACCCCCATGGCCGCCACCGGGCCTAAAGGTCTTCTCCGTAAACGGCTGTGGGAGCAGGCCCTTAACTCCGGAGTCCGCACCGTGGAGGTTCGCGGGTGCGACTACATCGGCAGGGACTCGAATGGCGTATTTTCCATAGTCATTGAGCCGGCAATGAAGGCGGGCCGAGCAGCCTGGGTGCCTGCCGATCTGGACGCGCCACATACCTTCACCTTCAACGGAGACATGGCCCGGGCCCTGGTCGCACTTGGAAACGATGAGCGTGCGTGGGGTCAGGCGTGGCATGTGCCGTCTCCTCCGGCCATCAGCATCCGTGAACTGGCGCGGCGCTACGCCGCCGCCGCAGGTCGGCCCCCGGTCAAGCTGATCCCGCTGCCACGCGCGGCAATGCGTACAGCTGGGCTTTTGGTACCGGCAGCCCGTGAAATGGCCGAAATGGACTATCAGTGGTACTCGCCGCTCCTCATGGACGCCTCAAAAACAGCTGACACCTTCGGTCTCACTGCCACCGACCTGGACATCATTATCAATGATCAGGTGAGCGCGGCGGCGGCCTGA
- a CDS encoding SDR family NAD(P)-dependent oxidoreductase, with amino-acid sequence MTITLITGANKGIGFETARQLLALGHVVYIGARDVERGEKAAAALGARFVQLDVTDDASVSSALATIDSAEGRLDVLVNNAGILGHGVTDGPTALRAFNTNAVGIVRVTEAALPLLRKSPNPTVVTVSSSAGSFWAVTNPERPEFNLPLALYSASKAAATMLTVQYAKSQLGIKFNAVEPGTTATDMTAAFGVGRTPEESAKVVVRLATLDADGTTGTFQDENGEVPW; translated from the coding sequence ATGACCATTACGCTGATCACCGGGGCCAACAAGGGCATCGGGTTCGAGACGGCCAGACAGCTTCTTGCGCTGGGCCACGTCGTCTACATCGGTGCTCGTGACGTCGAGCGAGGCGAGAAGGCCGCGGCGGCGCTGGGCGCACGGTTCGTGCAGCTCGACGTGACCGACGACGCATCGGTGAGCAGCGCTCTGGCGACGATCGACTCGGCCGAGGGCCGGCTCGACGTTCTGGTGAACAACGCGGGCATCCTGGGGCACGGAGTCACCGACGGTCCCACGGCACTCCGGGCCTTCAACACCAACGCGGTGGGAATCGTGCGCGTCACCGAGGCGGCGCTTCCTCTGCTGCGCAAGTCCCCGAACCCCACTGTGGTCACCGTTTCCAGCAGCGCCGGATCCTTCTGGGCAGTGACCAATCCGGAGCGACCTGAGTTCAACTTGCCGTTGGCGCTCTACTCTGCGTCCAAGGCCGCGGCCACCATGCTCACAGTCCAGTACGCCAAATCCCAGCTGGGCATCAAATTCAATGCGGTCGAACCCGGCACCACCGCGACCGACATGACCGCGGCATTCGGAGTCGGAAGGACCCCGGAGGAGAGTGCCAAGGTCGTCGTGCGTCTGGCCACCCTCGATGCTGACGGCACGACAGGAACGTTCCAGGACGAGAACGGCGAAGTGCCCTGGTAG